One Punica granatum isolate Tunisia-2019 chromosome 3, ASM765513v2, whole genome shotgun sequence genomic window carries:
- the LOC116198967 gene encoding G-type lectin S-receptor-like serine/threonine-protein kinase LECRK3, whose product MAALTLLLVLLIHLHIAFSLFPLAASRRNSTILPGSSLTAATPNNSYWLSPSGIYAFGFYPRGGGYSIGIFMVGIPQETLVWMARRDDPPVPGNSTLRFTAEGGLILQSTFDTPIAKPNDIAVSASMLDSGNFVLYNSQQNIAWQSFDSPTDTLLNGQYISAGMELRSAASDNDTSTGIFRIKMQDDGNLVMYPINTEDTAPYSYWSSSTNGQGDNVTLNLAGDGLLYLMNGTGTYLTNLTDRGLATPNIVYRARIDPDGIFRLYSYNMTERGNWSTVWSTTNNKCEPKGLCGFNAFCINVDQVARCQCLPGFDFVQSGNETSGCQRSFTAESCTATNAPASYNISVVSNTVWEDNSYSVVAVQTENECRMECLQDCNCEAAYYQVGLCNKQRLPLRYGRRDLGSSNKVFVKVGQMTPGNRTGSDPQRPEGRRKERIRMDILVVSLILIAVALAIIIACGILLYRNRVWLYKTIPTVGTGRMIEDVAPRSFTYDELVTVTRDFREVIGKGAFGIVYRGTMSNGKAVAVKRIERVSTDGEREFHTEMKIIGRTHHRNLVRLLGYSFDVSNRLLVYEYMSNGSLADLLFAPDKLLCWEEKMGIVRNIARGLLYLHEECETQIIHCDIKPENILIDEQRCAKISDFGLSKLLKPDQTNTYTRIRGTRGYVAPEWHKNLPVTTKADVYSFGIVLLEIIGSRRNMDQSVPEEEIILENWVYDCFEAGELHKLVDEEEGVDRRQLERMVKVAIWCTLEDPSLRPPMRKVLLMLEGTIDISSPPRPTSFISSI is encoded by the coding sequence ATGGCAGCTCTCAcccttcttcttgttcttctcatTCATCTTCACATTGCATTCTCATTGTTCCCACTAGCAGCCTCCCGGAGGAACTCAACCATACTCCCCGGCTCTTCTCTGACCGCGGCCACCCCCAACAACTCCTACTGGCTCTCTCCCTCCGGAATCTATGCCTTCGGTTTCTATCCAAGAGGTGGCGGCTATTCCATCGGCATCTTCATGGTCGGCATCCCACAGGAGACCCTCGTGTGGATGGCCCGTCGGGACGACCCTCCTGTCCCGGGAAACTCCACCCTTCGTTTCACCGCTGAGGGGGGGCTCATCCTGCAATCAACCTTCGATACGCCCATTGCCAAACCAAATGACATCGCAGTCTCTGCCTCCATGCTTGACTCGGGAAACTTTGTCCTCTACAACTCTCAGCAAAACATAGCATGGCAAAGCTTCGATAGCCCAACCGACACCCTCTTAAATGGGCAGTACATCTCGGCGGGAATGGAGCTGCGCTCGGCTGCCTCAGATAACGACACATCAACCGGGATCTTCCGTATCAAGATGCAAGACGATGGGAATCTTGTCATGTACCCGATCAATACTGAGGACACAGCTCCTTATTCTTACTGGTCATCTAGCACTAATGGACAAGGGGACAACGTCACGCTCAATCTTGCGGGCGATGGCCTTCTCTACCTCATGAATGGCACGGGTACATATCTGACAAACCTCACTGATCGAGGATTGGCAACGCCTAATATAGTATATCGTGCACGAATCGATCCCGATGGGATTTTCCGATTGTACTCTTATAACATGACAGAGAGGGGAAACTGGTCGACGGTGTGGTCAACAACAAATAACAAGTGCGAACCCAAGGGCTTATGCGGCTTCAATGCCTTCTGCATCAACGTCGACCAAGTTGCTAGATGCCAATGCCTCCCAGGGTTCGACTTTGTGCAAAGTGGGAATGAGACATCGGGCTGCCAGAGGAGTTTTACTGCAGAGAGCTGCACGGCGACCAACGCACCTGCCAGTTACAACATTTCGGTGGTCTCCAACACCGTATGGGAAGATAATTCCTACTCGGTTGTGGCAGTGCAAACAGAAAATGAATGCCGAATGGAATGTCTGCAAGACTGCAACTGCGAAGCCGCGTATTACCAAGTCGGTTTGTGCAATAAACAGAGGCTCCCTTTAAGATATGGTAGAAGGGATCTCGGATCATCAAATAAAGTCTTTGTCAAGGTAGGACAAATGACACCCGGTAATAGGACTGGGAGTGATCCACAGAGGCCTGAAGGACGAAGAAAAGAACGCATTCGCATGGACATTTTAGTAGTAAGTCTCATTTTAATTGCAGTTGCACTAGCAATTATCATAGCCTGCGGGATCCTTCTTTACAGGAACCGTGTTTGGTTGTACAAAACCATTCCGACGGTCGGTACTGGCAGGATGATTGAGGATGTCGCACCTAGATCATTTACTTATGATGAGCTCGTGACAGTGACTAGAGATTTTAGAGAAGTGATCGGGAAAGGAGCCTTTGGGATAGTCTATAGAGGAACCATGTCGAATGGAAAAGCCGTTGCTGTCAAGAGAATTGAACGGGTGTCCACAGACGGTGAAAGAGAGTTCCATACAGAGATGAAAATCATCGGGAGGACCCATCATCGGAACCTCGTTCGCCTTCTCGGTTATAGCTTTGATGTATCCAACAGGCTTCTGGTGTACGAGTACATGAGCAACGGGTCGCTTGCTGATCTTCTCTTTGCACCTGACAAGCTTCTTTGTTGGGAAGAGAAGATGGGAATAGTGCGGAACATAGCCCGGGGTCTGCTCTACCTCCACGAGGAGTGTGAGACACAAATTATCCACTGTGACATCAAGCCCGAAAACATACTCATTGATGAGCAGCGATGCGCGAAGATATCCGACTTTGGGCTGTCAAAGCTGCTGAAGCCGGATCAGACCAACACCTACACCAGGATCCGGGGCACGAGGGGCTACGTCGCACCAGAATGGCACAAAAACCTGCCTGTCACGACAAAGGCCGATGTCTACAGCTTTGGCATCGTACTACTGGAGATAATTGGCAGCCGGAGGAACATGGATCAGAGCGTTCCAGAAGAAGAGATCATCCTGGAGAACTGGGTCTACGACTGCTTCGAGGCGGGTGAGCTGCACAAGTTAGTCGATGAAGAGGAGGGTGTAGACAGGAGGCAGCTCGAGAGGATGGTTAAGGTAGCTATATGGTGCACCCTTGAGGATCCTTCGCTTCGCCCGCCGATGAGGAAGGTTCTGCTGATGCTCGAAGGCACCATAGACATCTCCTCTCCACCTCGTCCCACTTCATTCATCAGCAGCATCTGA